In Scleropages formosus chromosome 6, fSclFor1.1, whole genome shotgun sequence, the genomic stretch AATAGCTCTGCAGTGCCCTCCAGTGGATTTTAAAGAAGACCTGCAACACCGCAACACCTGCTCTGCACATACTGGATGTGGTCTGGAGAGCCCCCCGTAGCTCACCTTCCAGACTATTCCACGGCCTTCATAAAAAGCACTCACGGGGTCCATTGCTTTGTAGCAGAGCTCCAGGGGCTTCTCGACAGTCTCCTTGTTGTCGTCAGCGCGGCCGCGCTTAATCAGCCTCTTCACCATGGTTTCTGCCTTGGTATCCATGTGCAGCAGAAGGCTGGGGTCTCCAATCTGTCAGTCAAGCATCTTTAAGTGTCATATTACTGCACCCATGATCACTGAAGGCAAAACAATGTATTCAAAATCTCGCCGCTTTCTCACTCCCTCCACGTACCTTCTTCTCAAACTCCTCGCCCTGCCTGACCTCACGGGGATAGCTGTCAATCACAAAGCCCTCGGACATGTCGGCTTTGGCAATCGCGGCCTCCTTTATCGCGCCCAGTACCTCATCCTGGAGACGCACAAACCCAGAGGTCAAAGGTTACGGGATGATCTCATTTACAGAAGCGATGAAAAACAGAATCTTGTTGTCTCATAACATGACGTATTTTAATGAAACTTGCAGAAGCTACAACTGCCAGAGCAAGGAACTCTATGTGACCTGTTCATGGTGGTTGGAACTGGGTTGGGCTGCTCACCAGGGGACCCAGCTCTCCCTTCTCCATGATGGCAGCCAGCTGCTTTGCCCTCGCCGACCCCGAGCTGACCTCAACACCGAGAAGTCTTCTAGACGACAGGTGAGCAAAGCCATACTTCTCTACAATTTTTTCACAATGCGTGCCCTTACCGGAGTCAGGTCCACCTCGAAAAACAGGGGTTCATTGACAAGAAGGTGGGGACAGTGGAGG encodes the following:
- the LOC108927182 gene encoding adenylate kinase isoenzyme 1-like gives rise to the protein MEKGELGPLDEVLGAIKEAAIAKADMSEGFVIDSYPREVRQGEEFEKKIGDPSLLLHMDTKAETMVKRLIKRGRADDNKETVEKPLELCYKAMDPVSAFYEGRGIVWKVSYGGLSRPHPVCAEQVLRCCRSSLKSTGGHCRAILRQTLYTLPPER